In the genome of Manis javanica isolate MJ-LG chromosome 17, MJ_LKY, whole genome shotgun sequence, one region contains:
- the LOC108388398 gene encoding leukocyte immunoglobulin-like receptor subfamily B member 3, with product MGLLAAPQGPRAGLREAVPLPAGRGHVGPVTQSPPPSATPRGRPVLRAPWPQRAAAMTPTLTALLCLGLSVGPRTRVQAGTLPKPTIWAEPGSVVPQGSPVTIWCQGTLGAQEYLLEKEGSLVTRNMQRPLGPGDKATFSMRTMTKQCTGTYRCSYYSPLGWSERSDPMELVATGAYSKPSLSALPSLVVTSGGNVTLQCHSWQGFKQFVLMEDGEHKPSRTLDAQRLPGGQRQALFPVGPVTSSRRWTFRCYGYFRNSPQMWSEPSEPLDLLVSGVSGKPSLLSQQGPVVTPGQNLTLQCHSDVGHDRFALTQNGGQGLPQSLVRQPQAHIPLGPVRPSHGGRYRCYGGHSLSSEWSAPSDPLDVLVAGQLPDRPSLSVQPGPTVAPGEKVTLLCQSGSPRDTFLLSKEGAAQAPLRLRSKNRAQQSQAEFPMSPVTSAHGGTYRCYSANSSAPYLLSQPSVPLELRVSGPGPTWPVLVLVGVSAACALLLAVLLLLLLRRQRLRRRRKPGAAGAEPEDRGPRPSSGPADDAQETLYATVTDAQPEGVELDPQQSPQDEDAPGGTYAQVSHSRSRLSRGAATSQGTLLDPDSQAEEDRRMDSQAAAPDAPQEVTYAQLNHLTLRRATPAPPSSQAGQPPAEPSVYAALATRYATPCALGARWSGGNPPPSPECSVGRPRGSAASGVGGLCSGSRAGTLPDSLPGLSVGPRIRVQAGIPPKPTIWAEPGSVVPQGSPVTIWCQGTLGAQEYHLEKEGSLVTWDTQKPLEPSAKATFSIQTMTRQRTGMYRCSYDSPTGRSERSDPLELVVTGTYSKPSLSALPSPVVTSGGNVTLQCHSWQGFKQFVLMEDGEHKPSRTLDAQRLSGGQRQALFPVGPVTPSLRWTFRCYGYFRNSPQAWSEPSDPLNLLVSGVSGKPSLLSQQGPVVTPGQNLTLWCHSDVGHDRFVLTQDGGRGLPQSLVRQPQAHIPLGPVRPSHGGRYRCYGGHSLSSEWSAPSDPLDVLVAGQLLERPSLSVQPGPTVASGEKVTLLCQSGNSRDTFLLSKEGAAQPPLRLRSKNGAQQSQAEFPMSPVTSAHGGTYRCYSSNSSVPYLLSHPSDPLELRVSADPISPSQNQSDPKRAPHTQDYTVGNLVRMGVAGVVLVVLGVLLFQAGHGPGRP from the exons ATGGGGCTACTGGCTGCTCCGCAGGGACCCAGGGCCGGGCTCCGGGAGGCTGTTCCCCTTCCTGCGGGCCGTGGACACGTGGGCCCCGTGACACAGAGCCCTCCCCCCAGTGCCACACCCCGTGGTAGGCCTGTCCTACGGGCACCGTGGCCGCAGAGAGCAGCCGCCATGACGCCCACCCTCACGGCCCTGCTCTGCCTCG GGCTGAGTGTGGGCCCGAGGACCCGCGTGCAGGCCG GGACTCTCCCCAAACCCACCATCTGGGCTGAGCCAGGCTCTGTGGTCCCCCAGGGGAGCCCTGTGACCATCTGGTGTCAGGGCACCCTGGGGGCCCAGGAGTACCTTCTGGAGAAAGAGGGAAGCTTAGTAACCAGGAACATGCAGAGGCCACTGGGGCCCGGGGACAAGGCCACGTTCTCCATGCGAACCATGACAAAGCAGTGCACAGGGACGTACCGCTGTTCCTATTACAGCCCCCTTGGCTGGTCAGAGCGCAGTGACCCCATGGAGCTGGTGGCAACAG GAGCCTACAGCAAACCCAGCCTCTCAGCTCTGCCCAGCCTTGTCGTGACCTCAGGAGGGAACGTCACCCTTCAGTGTCACTCATGGCAGGGATTCAAACAGTTCGTTCTGATGGAGGATGGAGAACACAAGCCCTCCAGGACCCTGGATGCACAGCGACTCCCTGGTGGGCAGCGCCAGGCCCTGTTCCCCGTGGGCCCCGTGACCTCCAGCCGCAGGTGGACGTTCAGATGCTACGGCTATTTCAGGAACAGCCCCCAGATGTGGTCGGAGCCCAGTGAACCCCTGGACCTCCTGGTCTCAG GTGTGTCCGGGAAGCCCTCCCTCCTGAGCCAGCAGGGCCCTGTCGTGACCCCTGGGCAGAACCTGACCCTCCAGTGTCACTCTGACGTCGGCCATGACAGGTTCGCTCTGACCCAGAATGGGGGACAAGGCCTCCCCCAGAGCCTCGTGCGGCAGCCCCAGGCCCACATCCCCCTGGGCCCTGTGAGACCCTCACACGGGGGCCGGTACAGGTGCTACGGGGGACACAGCCTCTCCTCCGAGTGGTCGGCCCCCAGCGACCCCCTGGATGTCCTGGTGGCAG GACAGCTCCCGGACAGACCCTCCCTCTCGGTGCAGCCGGGCCCCACGGTGGCCCCAGGGGAGAAGGTGACCCTGCTGTGCCAGTCGGGGAGCCCGAGGGACACTTTCCTTCTGTCCAAGGAGGGCGCAGCCCAGGCCCCCCTGCGTCTCAGATCAAAGAACAGGGCACAGCAGAGCCAGGCCGAATTCCCCATGAGCCCTGTGACCTCAGCCCACGGGGGCACCTACAGGTGCTACAGCGCAAACAGCAGCGCCCCCTACCTGCTGTCACAGCCCAGTGTCCCCCTGGAGCTCCGGGTGTCAG GCCCAGGTCCGACGTGGCCGGTGCTGGTCCTCGTCGGTGTCTCCGCGGCCTGCGCCCTCCTGCTGGCtgtcctgctgctgctcctgctccgCCGCCAGCGGCTACGCAGACGCAGGAAGCCGG GTGCTGCGGGCGCTGAgcccgaggacagaggcccgcgGCCCAG CTCCGGCCCCGCTGATGACGCCCAGGAGACCCTCT ATGCCACCGTGACGGACGCACAGCCGGAGGGGGTGGAGCTGGACCCCCAG CAGAGCCCGCAGGACGAAGACGCCCCGGGGGGCACGTATGCCCAGGTGAGCCACTCCAGATCAAGACTCAGCAGGGGAGCAGCCACCTCTCAGGGGACGTTGCTGGACCCGGACAGTCAAGCAGAGGAGGACAGACGCATGGACAGTCAG gctGCTGCACCTGACGCCCCCCAGGAGGTGACCTACGCCCAGCTGAACCACCTGACCCTCAGACGGGCGACCCCGGCGCCCCCTTCCTCCCAGGCAGGGCagcccccagcagagcccagcgTGTATGCGGCTCTGGCCACCCGCTA TGCCACGCCCTGTG CGCTGGGGGCGCGCTGGTCAGGGGGGAACCCGCCCCCCAGCCCCGAATGTTCTGTCGGGAGACCCCGGGGCTCAGCAGCCTCAGGGGTAGGGGGGCTGTGCTCAGGCTCCAGGGCAGGGACCTTACCGGACTCTCTCCCAGGGCTGAGTGTGGGCCCGAGGATCCGCGTGCAGGCCG GGATCCCCCCCAAACCCACCATCTGGGCTGAGCCAGGCTCTGTGGTGCCCCAGGGGAGCCCCGTAACCATCTGGTGTCAGGGCACCCTGGGGGCCCAGGAGTACCATCTGGAGAAAGAGGGAAGCTTAGTAACCTGGGACACACAGAAACCACTGGAGCCCAGCGCCAAGGCCACGTTCTCCATCCAAACCATGACAAGGCAGCGCACAGGGATGTATCGCTGTTCCTATGACAGCCCCACTGGCCGGTCAGAGCGCAGTGACCCCCTGGAGCTGGTGGTGACAG GAACCTACAGCAAACCCAGCCTCTCAGCTCTGCCCAGCCCTGTCGTGACCTCAGGAGGGAACGTTACCCTTCAGTGTCACTCATGGCAGGGATTCAAACAGTTCGTTCTGATGGAGGATGGAGAACACAAGCCCTCCAGGACCCTGGATGCACAGCGACTCTCTGGTGGGCAGCGCCAGGCCCTGTTCCCCGTGGGCCCGGTGACCCCCAGCCTCAGATGGACGTTCAGATGCTACGGGTATTTCAGGAACAGCCCTCAGGCGTGGTCAGAGCCCAGTGACCCCCTGAATCTCCTGGTCTCAG GTGTGTCCGGGAAGCCCTCCCTCCTGAGCCAGCAGGGCCCTGTCGTGACCCCTGGGCAGAACCTGACCCTCTGGTGTCACTCTGACGTCGGCCATGACAGGTTCGTTCTGACCCAGGATGGGGGACGAGGCCTCCCCCAGAGCCTTGTGCGGCAGCCCCAGGCCCACATCCCCCTGGGCCCTGTGAGACCCTCACACGGGGGCCGGTACAGGTGCTATGGGGGACACAGCCTCTCCTCCGAGTGGTCGGCCCCCAGCGACCCCCTGGACGTCCTGGTGGCAG GACAGCTCCTGGAAAGACCCTCCCTCTCGGTGCAGCCGGGCCCCACGGTGGCCTCAGGGGAGAAGGTGACCCTGCTGTGCCAATCGGGGAACTCGAGGGACACTTTCCTTCTGTCCAAGGAGGGCGCAGCCCAGCCCCCTCTGCGTCTCAGATCAAAGAACGGGGCACAGCAGAGCCAGGCCGAATTCCCCATGAGCCCTGTGACCTCAGCCCACGGGGGTACCTACAGGTGCTACAGCTCAAACAGCAGTGTCCCCTACTTGCTGTCACACCCCAGTGACCCCCTGGAGCTCCGGGTCTCAG CTGATCCCATCAGCCCATCACAGAACCAGTCAGACCCCAAGAGAG CCCCTCACACCCAGGACTATACGGTGGGGAATCTTGTCCGGATGGGCGTGGCTGGTGTGGTCTTGGTGGTCCTCGGGGTGCTGCTCTTCCAGGCTGGACACGGCCCAGGAAGACCCTAG